The following are encoded in a window of Desulfocurvus vexinensis DSM 17965 genomic DNA:
- a CDS encoding DNA repair protein RecN, with protein sequence MLEFLRIQNLALIEDLELEFAAGLNVLTGETGAGKSFVMRALGFLLGDRLEADMVRPGRDRAVVEALFHEAGPDGGELVIRRELAGGTGRSRLFVNDALSSQEAVRDLRARLVWHTSQHGQQRLLSPAYQGRMLDAFLPDRGLVERRDALLAELREVAARRGELAARVQSLQERREFLEYQGREIEKVDPQPGEEAELLERRRAVKDEERLRQSVDGALDALHGGEGSLLERVAALAREVEALAGIDPGYAEEAEALEGMRQRLLELDARLRREEREAGGGFDAEAVEARLFELSRLRRKLGRSLEEIIDFRAEIAENLSFLDSCALDMKRLDRREAELARALGEALAALGAARREAGQGLATALAAELRGLGFAQEVGVAFEFTPVEIHPGLAEDRARMLWTPNPGQAPQPLDRIASGGELSRFLLALVGLLTREAMPTLLFDEVDAGIGGLTLTSVGARIAALAQRQQVILITHWPQLAALAGRHFMVRKEVADGATSVRCVPLAGQDVFDELARMAGGGAQGQALARELLAG encoded by the coding sequence ATGCTGGAATTTCTTCGCATACAGAACCTTGCGCTCATCGAAGACCTGGAGCTGGAGTTCGCTGCCGGGCTGAACGTGCTTACGGGCGAGACGGGCGCGGGCAAGAGCTTCGTCATGCGGGCGCTGGGCTTTCTGCTGGGCGACCGGCTGGAGGCGGACATGGTCCGCCCCGGCAGGGACCGCGCGGTGGTCGAGGCCCTGTTCCACGAGGCGGGCCCGGACGGCGGCGAGCTGGTCATCCGCCGCGAGCTGGCCGGGGGCACGGGGCGCAGCCGCCTGTTCGTCAACGACGCCCTGAGCTCGCAGGAGGCCGTGCGCGACCTGCGCGCGCGCCTGGTGTGGCACACCAGCCAGCACGGGCAGCAGCGGCTGCTCTCCCCGGCGTACCAGGGCCGGATGCTCGACGCGTTTTTGCCCGACCGGGGGCTTGTGGAGCGGCGCGACGCGCTGCTGGCGGAGCTGCGCGAGGTGGCGGCGCGGCGCGGGGAGCTGGCGGCGCGGGTCCAGTCGTTGCAGGAGCGGCGCGAGTTCCTGGAGTACCAGGGCCGGGAGATTGAGAAGGTGGACCCCCAGCCCGGCGAGGAAGCGGAGCTGCTGGAACGCAGGCGGGCCGTCAAGGACGAGGAGCGCCTGCGCCAGAGCGTGGACGGGGCCCTGGACGCCCTGCACGGCGGGGAAGGCAGCCTGCTGGAGCGCGTGGCGGCCCTGGCGCGCGAGGTGGAGGCCCTGGCGGGCATCGACCCCGGCTACGCCGAGGAGGCCGAGGCCCTGGAGGGCATGCGCCAGCGGCTGCTGGAGCTGGACGCCCGGCTGCGACGCGAGGAGCGCGAGGCGGGCGGTGGCTTCGACGCCGAGGCCGTGGAGGCGCGGCTGTTCGAGCTGTCGCGCCTGCGGCGCAAGCTGGGCCGCAGCCTGGAGGAGATCATCGACTTCCGGGCCGAGATTGCCGAGAATTTGTCCTTCCTGGATTCCTGCGCCCTGGACATGAAGCGCCTGGACCGGCGCGAGGCCGAACTGGCCCGGGCCCTGGGCGAGGCGCTCGCGGCCCTGGGCGCGGCGCGGCGCGAGGCCGGGCAGGGGCTGGCCACGGCCCTGGCGGCGGAGCTGCGCGGGCTGGGCTTTGCCCAGGAGGTGGGCGTGGCCTTCGAGTTCACGCCCGTGGAGATCCACCCCGGGCTGGCCGAGGACCGGGCGCGCATGCTCTGGACGCCCAACCCCGGGCAGGCGCCGCAGCCCCTGGACCGCATCGCCTCGGGCGGCGAGCTGTCGCGCTTTCTGCTGGCCCTGGTGGGTCTGTTGACCCGCGAGGCCATGCCCACGCTGCTCTTCGACGAGGTGGACGCGGGCATCGGCGGGCTGACGCTGACCAGCGTGGGCGCGCGCATCGCGGCCCTGGCCCAGCGCCAGCAGGTCATCCTCATCACCCACTGGCCGCAGCTGGCGGCCCTGGCCGGGCGGCATTTCATGGTCCGCAAGGAGGTGGCCGACGGGGCCACGTCGGTGCGCTGCGTGCCCCTTGCGGGCCAGGACGTGTTCGACGAGCTGGCGCGCATGGCGGGCGGCGGGGCCCAGGGCCAGGCCCTGGCCCGCGAGCTGCTGGCGGGCTGA
- the htpG gene encoding molecular chaperone HtpG, which yields MTAKKSTRQFKAEISQLLEIITHSIYTNREIFLRELVSNASDALDKLRFLQSSGAALADPDAPLEIRLSPDKDARTLTITDTGIGMTREELVENIGTIAHSGSAEFMRRAAEQGGAGADSIIGRFGVGFYSVFMVADEVRITTRSADPAAAPVRWTSSGTGSYTIEDLDADAPRGTSIEISLKEDTADFADPDRLREIIRAHSNFIGFPILLAGERVNTTPALWREPKFQIKKEQYDEFYSFLTYDSKPPLEHLHVAVDAPVQFTGLLFIPDAPSGSFFEDPDNYGLDLYVRRVLIDRRHKELIPQYLGFLRGLVDTEDLPLNLSRETLQENLLVGKIRQTLTKQALAMLAKLAEDQERYATFWRHHGKVLKLGYSDYAHRDQFAALLRFNASTHDDASGLTSLADYKARAKDGQTAIYYISGPSREAVRLNPHLEIFTQRGIEVLYCFEPADEFILDSLGTFDGMTLTPAEKADPADLERFPAQDADAPKDSPEADPADPEAFEAMLAAAKDTLGERVKDVRASRRLKDSPACLVSPDGAMSSQMEKYLRIMTKDTTPPLKVMELNRDHPLVRNLLRIHKNDGADAFFRTSVEQLYESALLLDGYLADPHALVARVNKLLEQASGWYAEIKRL from the coding sequence ATGACCGCGAAAAAGAGCACCCGCCAGTTCAAGGCGGAAATCTCGCAACTGCTGGAAATCATCACCCACTCCATCTACACCAACCGCGAAATCTTCCTGCGCGAACTGGTGTCCAACGCCTCCGACGCCCTGGACAAGCTGCGCTTCCTGCAATCCAGCGGCGCCGCCCTGGCCGACCCGGACGCGCCCCTGGAAATCCGCCTCAGCCCCGACAAGGACGCCCGGACCCTGACCATCACCGACACCGGCATCGGCATGACCCGCGAGGAACTCGTGGAGAACATCGGCACCATCGCCCACTCCGGGTCCGCCGAGTTCATGCGCCGCGCCGCCGAGCAGGGCGGGGCCGGGGCCGACTCCATCATCGGCCGCTTCGGCGTGGGCTTCTACTCCGTGTTCATGGTCGCCGACGAGGTGCGCATCACCACCCGCAGCGCCGACCCCGCCGCGGCCCCCGTGCGCTGGACCAGCTCCGGCACCGGCAGCTACACCATCGAGGACCTCGACGCCGACGCCCCGCGCGGCACGAGCATCGAAATCAGCCTCAAGGAAGACACCGCCGACTTCGCCGACCCCGACCGCCTGCGCGAGATCATCCGCGCCCACTCCAACTTCATCGGCTTCCCCATCCTGCTGGCCGGCGAGCGCGTCAACACCACCCCCGCCCTGTGGCGCGAGCCCAAGTTCCAGATCAAGAAGGAGCAGTACGACGAGTTCTACTCCTTTCTGACCTACGACTCCAAACCGCCCCTGGAACACCTGCACGTCGCCGTGGACGCCCCCGTGCAGTTCACCGGGCTGCTCTTCATCCCCGACGCACCCTCGGGCTCCTTCTTCGAGGACCCCGACAACTACGGCCTGGACCTCTACGTCCGCCGCGTGCTCATCGACCGCCGCCACAAGGAGCTCATCCCCCAGTACCTCGGCTTCCTGCGCGGCCTGGTGGACACCGAAGACCTGCCGCTCAACCTCTCGCGCGAAACCCTCCAGGAAAACCTGCTGGTGGGCAAGATCCGCCAGACCCTGACCAAGCAGGCCCTGGCCATGCTCGCCAAGCTCGCCGAAGACCAGGAACGCTACGCCACCTTCTGGCGCCACCACGGCAAGGTCCTCAAGCTCGGCTACTCCGACTACGCCCACCGCGACCAGTTCGCCGCCCTGCTGCGCTTCAACGCCTCCACCCACGACGACGCTTCCGGACTGACCTCCCTGGCCGACTACAAGGCCCGCGCCAAGGACGGCCAGACCGCCATCTACTACATCTCCGGCCCCAGCCGCGAGGCCGTGCGCCTCAACCCGCACCTGGAAATCTTCACCCAGCGCGGCATCGAGGTGCTCTACTGCTTCGAGCCCGCCGACGAGTTCATCCTCGACTCCCTGGGCACCTTCGACGGCATGACCCTGACCCCCGCCGAAAAGGCCGACCCCGCCGACCTGGAGCGCTTCCCCGCCCAGGACGCCGACGCCCCCAAGGACAGCCCCGAGGCCGACCCCGCCGACCCCGAAGCCTTCGAAGCCATGCTCGCCGCCGCCAAGGACACCCTGGGCGAGCGCGTCAAGGACGTGCGCGCCTCGCGCCGCCTCAAGGACAGCCCGGCCTGCCTCGTCAGCCCCGACGGCGCCATGTCCTCGCAGATGGAAAAATACCTGCGCATCATGACCAAGGACACCACCCCGCCCCTCAAGGTCATGGAACTCAACCGCGACCATCCCCTGGTCCGCAACCTGCTGCGCATCCACAAGAATGACGGCGCCGACGCCTTCTTCCGCACCAGCGTGGAACAGCTCTACGAATCCGCCCTGCTCCTGGACGGCTACCTCGCCGACCCCCACGCCCTGGTCGCCCGCGTCAACAAGCTCCTGGAACAGGCCAGCGGCTGGTACGCCGAGATCAAACGCCTGTAG
- a CDS encoding TolC family protein → MYSSKHVHAALAAVLAVAALAVVALAPADAAAQTVLTMKQTVERALADNPGMRAARHDLLGAEEGRKSARGAFLPSATATYGYTVKDHTKPTRDTDTTDAKYFTTTLNLHQDLFTGFATLSTYQRAELARQSTELALAQSELTVIGTVQQNFLALLKAREDVRSAEDSVARLTEQLKVTTAFYEVGLKPRLDVLQAEVDLATAQESLLQAQNNVATQVARLNTLLDMDLHAEVDYQGALEYAPCSLTLDEAVESALVARPDLQIARKSVEIAAKDKKIVDSAFYPKLGADVDWSSMGTDPMAAGSDRTRTEYSAWSASVAASWTFFEWGKTYYASRQADQQIKSLLETEMSTRQEALYEVKANHLAVGKATESIKVNRKALEAASESYRMAVARYQAQVGTNTDVLDAQERLTKAEAGLTAALADYQIALSKLYVSIGRKNEALLIN, encoded by the coding sequence ATGTATAGCAGCAAGCATGTTCACGCGGCCCTGGCCGCGGTCCTGGCCGTGGCGGCCCTGGCGGTGGTCGCCCTGGCCCCTGCCGACGCGGCGGCCCAGACGGTGCTGACCATGAAGCAGACCGTGGAGCGCGCCCTGGCCGACAATCCCGGGATGCGCGCCGCCCGGCACGACCTGCTGGGCGCCGAGGAGGGCCGCAAGTCCGCCCGGGGCGCGTTCCTGCCCTCGGCCACGGCGACCTACGGCTACACCGTCAAGGACCACACCAAGCCCACCAGGGACACGGACACCACCGACGCCAAGTATTTCACCACGACCCTGAACCTGCACCAGGACCTGTTCACCGGGTTCGCCACGCTTTCGACCTACCAGCGCGCCGAGCTGGCCCGCCAGAGCACCGAGCTGGCCCTGGCCCAGAGTGAGCTGACCGTCATCGGCACCGTGCAGCAGAACTTCCTGGCCCTGCTCAAGGCCCGTGAGGATGTGCGCAGCGCCGAGGACTCCGTGGCGCGCCTGACAGAGCAGCTCAAGGTCACCACCGCCTTCTACGAGGTCGGCCTCAAGCCCCGGCTGGACGTGCTCCAGGCCGAGGTGGACCTGGCCACGGCCCAGGAATCGCTGCTCCAGGCCCAGAACAACGTGGCCACCCAGGTCGCGCGGCTGAACACCCTGCTGGACATGGACCTGCACGCCGAGGTGGACTACCAGGGCGCCCTGGAATACGCGCCCTGCTCCCTGACCCTGGACGAGGCCGTGGAGTCGGCCCTGGTCGCGCGGCCCGACCTGCAGATCGCCCGCAAGAGCGTGGAGATCGCCGCCAAGGACAAGAAGATCGTGGACAGCGCCTTCTACCCCAAGCTCGGGGCCGACGTGGACTGGTCGTCCATGGGCACCGACCCCATGGCCGCCGGGTCCGACCGCACGCGCACCGAGTACAGCGCCTGGTCGGCCTCCGTGGCCGCCTCGTGGACCTTCTTCGAATGGGGCAAGACCTATTACGCCAGCAGGCAGGCCGACCAGCAGATCAAGAGCCTGCTGGAGACCGAAATGAGCACCCGCCAGGAGGCCCTGTACGAGGTCAAGGCCAACCATCTGGCCGTGGGAAAGGCCACGGAGAGCATCAAGGTCAACCGCAAGGCCCTGGAGGCCGCCAGCGAAAGCTACCGCATGGCCGTGGCGCGCTATCAGGCCCAGGTCGGCACCAACACCGACGTGCTCGACGCCCAGGAGCGCCTGACCAAGGCCGAAGCCGGGCTGACCGCCGCCCTGGCCGACTACCAGATCGCCCTGTCCAAGCTCTATGTGTCCATCGGCCGCAAGAACGAGGCGTTGCTGATCAATTAG